The Deinococcus sonorensis KR-87 genome includes a window with the following:
- a CDS encoding tRNA(His) guanylyltransferase Thg1 family protein translates to MNTDAFEGRLRALEYYHSLKIVSGAWVVLRVGRRGFSRFTQERFSKPFDDRFHTLMVATAQALLEEFQGVYAHTESDEISVLFPPTWTMFDRELEKLVSLSAGMASATFTLACGERVTFDSRAWIGVTAQDVVDYFRWRQSDAARCALNGWACWTLRQEGPAWPRPLARSKARPRPSRTSCCTSGV, encoded by the coding sequence ATGAACACCGACGCCTTTGAGGGACGCCTGCGTGCCCTCGAGTACTATCACAGCCTGAAGATTGTTTCCGGCGCCTGGGTGGTCCTGCGGGTCGGCAGGCGCGGCTTTTCCCGGTTCACCCAGGAGCGCTTCAGCAAACCGTTTGACGACCGGTTTCACACCCTGATGGTCGCCACCGCCCAAGCACTGCTGGAGGAGTTCCAGGGGGTCTATGCCCACACGGAGAGCGACGAGATCAGCGTACTCTTCCCGCCCACCTGGACCATGTTCGACCGGGAGCTGGAGAAGCTGGTCAGTCTCAGTGCTGGGATGGCCAGCGCGACCTTCACGCTGGCCTGCGGGGAACGCGTCACCTTTGACAGCCGCGCCTGGATCGGCGTGACCGCTCAGGACGTCGTGGACTACTTCCGCTGGCGACAGTCGGACGCGGCCCGCTGCGCCCTGAACGGCTGGGCGTGCTGGACGCTCCGGCAGGAGGGGCCAGCGTGGCCGAGGCCACTCGCGCGCTCGAAGGCCAGACCACGGCCTTCAAGAACGAGCTGCTGTACCAGTGGGGTGTGA
- a CDS encoding HD domain-containing protein, giving the protein MSTFPLTDDFLKALELAHGYHLGQYRKGTDKGKEPGIPYISHLLGVASIALEYGATEPEAIAALLHDALEDGPNNTGRDADELRQEIVETFHEGVLIAHLVDGATDDAPKASMEKRPWRERKLEYLARLPGEEASALLVSASDKLHNARAILSDLLASGPVVFTRFNQGRDGTLQYYRLLADTYLKVDTADVRSRPRLHALFVELERTVTALESACGVTADEVRPWPLLSPAAAS; this is encoded by the coding sequence ATGTCGACCTTCCCCCTCACCGACGATTTCCTGAAGGCCCTCGAGCTCGCTCACGGCTACCACCTCGGTCAGTACCGCAAGGGCACCGACAAGGGTAAGGAGCCCGGCATTCCCTACATCTCGCATCTGCTTGGTGTCGCTAGCATCGCCCTGGAATATGGGGCGACCGAACCGGAAGCGATCGCGGCCCTGCTCCACGATGCCCTGGAGGACGGACCGAACAACACTGGGCGTGACGCCGACGAGCTGCGGCAGGAGATTGTCGAAACGTTCCACGAAGGTGTCCTGATTGCCCACCTGGTGGATGGGGCGACCGATGACGCGCCGAAGGCCAGCATGGAAAAGCGCCCCTGGCGAGAGCGCAAGCTGGAATACCTCGCCAGGCTGCCGGGAGAAGAGGCAAGCGCGCTGCTGGTGAGCGCCTCGGACAAGCTGCACAATGCGCGCGCCATCCTGAGTGACCTGCTGGCGTCGGGACCTGTGGTGTTCACCCGCTTCAACCAGGGTCGGGACGGGACCCTGCAGTACTACCGCCTTCTGGCCGATACCTATCTGAAGGTCGATACGGCCGACGTGCGCTCAAGGCCCCGATTGCATGCCCTCTTCGTAGAGTTGGAACGGACCGTAACGGCTCTCGAGTCCGCCTGTGGAGTCACGGCGGATGAAGTGCGGCCCTGGCCCCTGCTGAGCCCTGCTGCGGCCTCGTGA